From the Mahella australiensis 50-1 BON genome, the window CGACTATAGTAGCTATATCTAGGTCATCGAAACCTATGACCGATATATCGCCGGGCACCGATAGCCCTCTGCTTTTTATAGCCTTTATGGCATTTACGGCTTTTGGGTCACTGGCGGCGAATACGGCATCCATCTTTATGCCTTTATCCAACAGGTTTAACATGGCATGATAGCCGTTGTCCTGATCGTTTACATCGTTTACTATCAAGCGGTCATCTATGGGAATGCCATGTTCCTTTAAGGCATTTTTATAGCCGTCGAGACGCTGCCTGTATAAGTCTATATCGAGAGGGCCGTTTATGAAGGCGATCCTCGTGCATCCGCGGCTTATCAGATAATCTACAGCTTTATAAGCACCACCTCGGTTATCGACTGTCACAGTGTCCGAGTGGTTGTCGATGCTCCTTATCATAAATACCACCGGTATACCCTGTGATTTTAGCTCCATGATGTGGCTGCTGTCATCTCGTGCTGTAGCGAAGATAAAACCATCTACCCAGCGGTTGGTCAATTTATCTATATAATCTTTTTCTACCGAGAGATCTTCATCTGTATTGCACAATATCAACGTAAAACCATTTTTGCGTGCGGTATCTTCTGCGCCGCGCGTGACGGCAGGAAAAATCGGGTTGCGTATATTGGGAATTATGAGGGCGACGGTGTTCGTGCGCCCTTCTTTAAGGCTTTTGGCCAATATATTTGGCTTATATTTCAATTCTT encodes:
- a CDS encoding LacI family DNA-binding transcriptional regulator, encoding MATLKDVARLAGVSASTVSRTLSGNIHVDEQTQQKVWAAIKELKYKPNILAKSLKEGRTNTVALIIPNIRNPIFPAVTRGAEDTARKNGFTLILCNTDEDLSVEKDYIDKLTNRWVDGFIFATARDDSSHIMELKSQGIPVVFMIRSIDNHSDTVTVDNRGGAYKAVDYLISRGCTRIAFINGPLDIDLYRQRLDGYKNALKEHGIPIDDRLIVNDVNDQDNGYHAMLNLLDKGIKMDAVFAASDPKAVNAIKAIKSRGLSVPGDISVIGFDDLDIATIVEPSLTTIAQPAYDIGTTAMDTLIRLIDGHQNAKPIVLDTHLVVRQSVR